A stretch of Pseudomonas sp. CCC3.1 DNA encodes these proteins:
- a CDS encoding efflux RND transporter permease subunit, with the protein MKDDKIQTVIGRLADFDQTSGNFAERAIFNHRPLVILLCLLVTLLLGWQATRVGINASYEKTIPTGHPYVANFLEHRSELSGLGNSLRIAVEVKEGSIFTQDYLDTLAKLNDELYLLPGVDRPYMKSLWTPTTRWTAVTEEGLDGGTVIPDDYDGSAASIEQVRTNVARSGEVGQLVAGNFKSSVIFVPLLDINPQTGKALDSGEFSRQLEALRDKYQTDNLRIHITGFTKIAGDLIEGLTQVLLFFVVAVLVTMVVLYSYTRCARSTLMVVTCSLVAVLWQLGLLAILGYELDPYSALVPFLVFAIGMSHGAQKMNGIMQDVGRGTHRVVAARYTFRRLFAAGMTALLCDAVGFAVLLLINIRVIQDLAITASLGVAVLILTNLIMLPILLSYIGVSPAAAQRSLSSETAELQAQIKHPLWRFLDLFTQRRWAIGAMLGGLLLAALGFAVSLHLKIGDLDPGAPELRADSRYNRDALFMTRNYAASSDIFVVMIKTPEDQCTRYPSLSAVDALAWRLEQLPGVESTTSMAALSKIATVGYNEGNFKWYELIPNDGALGAVQTRAPRELFNQGCSMLSLYVYLTDHKADTLNRVVEASEKFISEHQVPEVKFMLAAGSAGIEAATNIVVKKSMHEMLFWVYGAVSLLCLLTFRSWRATLCAMLPLILTSILCEALMVVLGMGVKVATLPVIALGVGIGIDYALYVLSVILARMRAGDTLPQAYYQALLFTGKVVLLTAMTLAVAVSTWAFSPIKFQADMGILLAFMFLVNMLGALILLPALAWLLLPQKVFAKKPETRPLTQSVKER; encoded by the coding sequence TTGAAAGACGACAAAATCCAAACCGTGATCGGCCGCCTGGCAGACTTCGACCAGACTTCAGGCAACTTTGCCGAACGGGCGATCTTCAACCATCGACCACTGGTTATCCTGCTGTGTCTGCTGGTGACCTTGCTGTTGGGTTGGCAGGCCACCCGTGTCGGCATCAACGCCAGTTATGAAAAGACCATCCCGACCGGCCACCCCTATGTCGCTAACTTCTTGGAACATCGCAGCGAGTTGAGCGGCTTGGGCAATTCGCTGCGCATCGCCGTGGAGGTCAAGGAAGGCAGCATCTTCACCCAGGACTACCTTGATACCCTGGCCAAGCTCAACGACGAACTCTACCTGCTGCCGGGTGTCGACCGCCCTTACATGAAGTCGTTATGGACTCCGACCACGCGCTGGACGGCTGTGACGGAAGAGGGCTTGGATGGCGGCACGGTAATCCCCGATGACTACGATGGCTCCGCCGCCAGTATTGAACAGGTGCGGACCAACGTCGCCCGGTCCGGCGAGGTCGGACAGTTGGTAGCCGGCAACTTTAAATCCAGTGTGATCTTTGTGCCCTTGCTGGATATCAACCCGCAGACCGGAAAAGCCCTCGACTCCGGCGAGTTTTCTCGGCAACTGGAAGCCCTACGGGACAAGTACCAGACGGATAACCTGCGGATTCACATCACCGGTTTCACCAAAATCGCAGGCGACCTGATCGAGGGGTTAACCCAGGTCCTGCTATTTTTCGTCGTCGCGGTCTTGGTAACCATGGTGGTGCTGTATAGCTACACCCGCTGCGCGCGCAGCACTTTGATGGTGGTGACGTGTTCGCTGGTGGCAGTGCTCTGGCAGCTGGGTCTGCTCGCCATCCTCGGTTATGAGCTGGACCCCTACTCGGCGTTGGTGCCGTTTCTGGTGTTCGCCATCGGCATGAGCCATGGCGCACAAAAGATGAACGGCATCATGCAGGACGTTGGGCGCGGCACCCACCGCGTGGTGGCCGCGCGTTATACCTTTCGCCGTCTGTTCGCCGCAGGCATGACGGCGCTGCTCTGTGATGCAGTGGGGTTCGCTGTGTTGCTGTTGATCAATATCCGAGTAATCCAGGACCTGGCGATAACCGCCAGCCTTGGTGTGGCGGTGCTGATCCTCACCAACCTGATCATGCTACCGATCCTACTCAGTTATATCGGGGTCAGCCCGGCAGCGGCACAGCGCAGCCTGAGCTCGGAAACCGCCGAGCTGCAAGCGCAGATCAAACATCCGTTGTGGCGTTTTCTCGATTTGTTCACTCAGCGGCGCTGGGCCATTGGCGCGATGTTGGGCGGTCTGCTGCTGGCAGCACTCGGTTTTGCTGTGAGCCTTCATCTGAAGATTGGTGATCTTGATCCCGGTGCGCCGGAGTTGCGAGCCGACTCGCGTTACAACCGTGATGCGCTATTTATGACGCGCAACTACGCAGCCAGCTCGGATATTTTCGTGGTCATGATCAAGACCCCGGAAGATCAGTGCACTCGCTACCCCAGCCTGTCAGCGGTGGATGCGCTGGCCTGGAGGCTGGAGCAATTACCTGGCGTGGAGTCGACCACGTCCATGGCGGCGCTGAGCAAGATAGCCACAGTCGGTTACAACGAAGGTAACTTCAAATGGTATGAGCTGATCCCCAATGACGGCGCGTTGGGTGCGGTGCAGACCCGTGCACCGCGAGAGCTGTTCAACCAGGGCTGTTCGATGCTGTCGCTTTACGTTTACTTGACTGACCACAAGGCCGATACCCTGAACCGAGTGGTGGAGGCCAGCGAGAAATTTATCAGCGAACATCAGGTACCAGAGGTCAAGTTCATGTTGGCCGCTGGCAGTGCTGGCATCGAAGCTGCGACCAATATCGTGGTGAAAAAATCCATGCATGAAATGCTGTTCTGGGTATACGGCGCGGTCAGTCTGTTATGCCTGTTGACCTTCCGCAGTTGGCGAGCAACCCTCTGCGCGATGCTGCCATTGATCCTCACTTCAATTCTGTGTGAGGCGCTAATGGTGGTGTTGGGGATGGGCGTTAAAGTGGCGACACTGCCGGTGATTGCGCTCGGCGTGGGCATTGGCATCGACTACGCGCTCTATGTATTGAGCGTGATTCTCGCTCGAATGCGCGCCGGAGACACCTTGCCCCAAGCCTATTATCAGGCGCTGTTGTTTACAGGAAAGGTGGTATTGCTGACCGCAATGACGTTGGCAGTCGCGGTGTCGACTTGGGCGTTTTCGCCAATCAAATTCCAGGCTGATATGGGCATCCTGCTGGCCTTCATGTTCTTGGTGAACATGCTGGGCGCCTTGATCCTGCTGCCAGCATTGGCTTGGCTTCTGTTGCCGCAAAAGGTCTTTGCAAAAAAGCCTGAAACGAGGCCGCTTACGCAGTCAGTCAAGGAGCGCTAA
- a CDS encoding FAD-dependent oxidoreductase has translation MNRVCDVLVIGAGAGGLSTAIVAKKAGLDVIVIEKADFFGGTTAFSGGVLWIPDNHLGKAQNSGDSLDLARTYLRAEAGKHYDAPAVEAFLENGPKMVEFFERETCVKFVPTLYPDYHPDAPGGLAIGRSILAAPFDIRELGADMKRLRPPLKTITFIGMMFNSSNADLKHFFNATRSLTSFIYVAKRLGTHMREMMMYRRGTQVTSGNALAARLAKSALDLGIPIVTGVAARQLLKEKGCVTGVLASGAQGEFRIDARRGVVLASGGFSHDTQRLREAYPHVKRGGEHFSPVPDSNTGDSLRMAEAVGGQVDICLQAAAAWMPVSKVPTGDGEFTAFPHLLDRYKPGIIGVDVAGRRFTNESNSYHDVGEAMINNDVTRSQTAMWLVCDARTLGKYGLGFAKPSPMPLGTLLRNGYLLKGRTLAELALKAGIDGPGLEQTVERYNQGASVGKDVEFGRGTTAFNRFLADPQHKPNPCVAPIGAGPYYAVKLVMGDLGTFDGLRTSTVGEVLDQKNSPIPGLYAVGNDRASIMGGNYPGAGITLGPIMTFGFITGRHLAKTSLGTENTEQEQVA, from the coding sequence ATGAATCGGGTGTGCGATGTGCTTGTCATCGGTGCCGGGGCGGGTGGGCTCAGTACTGCAATTGTCGCGAAAAAGGCCGGTCTTGATGTGATTGTCATTGAGAAGGCCGATTTTTTTGGAGGTACCACGGCATTTTCTGGCGGGGTTCTGTGGATTCCCGACAACCACCTTGGCAAGGCGCAAAACAGCGGCGACAGCCTCGACTTGGCCAGAACCTACTTACGTGCTGAGGCCGGCAAGCATTACGACGCGCCGGCGGTGGAAGCGTTTCTGGAGAACGGCCCGAAGATGGTCGAGTTCTTCGAGCGCGAGACCTGCGTCAAGTTTGTGCCCACCTTATATCCTGACTATCACCCCGACGCGCCCGGGGGGCTCGCCATCGGCCGTTCGATCCTCGCCGCGCCGTTCGATATTCGAGAGTTAGGGGCTGATATGAAGCGTTTGCGGCCCCCGCTTAAAACCATCACGTTCATCGGCATGATGTTCAACTCGTCCAACGCTGATTTAAAACACTTCTTCAATGCTACGCGCTCGTTGACGTCGTTCATTTACGTGGCCAAGCGGCTGGGTACGCATATGCGCGAGATGATGATGTATCGGCGCGGTACTCAGGTGACCAGCGGCAATGCCTTGGCAGCGCGACTGGCCAAGTCGGCGCTTGATCTTGGCATTCCTATTGTCACCGGAGTCGCCGCTCGGCAATTACTCAAGGAAAAAGGTTGCGTTACAGGTGTGCTGGCTTCTGGCGCCCAAGGCGAATTTCGCATCGATGCGCGCCGCGGCGTTGTCTTGGCGAGCGGTGGCTTCTCCCATGACACGCAGCGATTACGCGAGGCTTACCCCCATGTGAAACGCGGAGGCGAGCATTTTTCGCCGGTACCCGACAGTAATACTGGCGACAGTCTGCGAATGGCTGAAGCAGTGGGCGGGCAAGTGGATATTTGTCTGCAAGCAGCGGCTGCTTGGATGCCGGTCTCGAAAGTGCCAACCGGTGACGGGGAGTTCACTGCATTCCCGCATCTTCTGGATCGCTACAAGCCCGGCATCATTGGCGTCGATGTCGCCGGGCGACGCTTCACCAATGAATCCAACTCTTACCATGACGTCGGCGAGGCCATGATCAACAACGACGTGACGCGCAGCCAGACCGCCATGTGGCTGGTCTGCGATGCCCGGACGCTGGGCAAGTACGGCCTGGGTTTTGCCAAGCCATCCCCCATGCCTCTGGGTACGTTGTTGCGCAATGGTTACCTGTTAAAGGGCCGTACGCTGGCTGAGTTGGCGCTCAAGGCGGGCATTGACGGCCCCGGGCTTGAGCAAACAGTTGAGCGCTACAACCAAGGTGCAAGCGTAGGCAAGGACGTTGAGTTCGGTCGTGGTACGACAGCATTCAACCGCTTCCTCGCGGATCCGCAACATAAGCCTAATCCCTGCGTGGCACCCATCGGTGCCGGACCTTACTACGCGGTCAAATTGGTGATGGGCGATTTGGGGACTTTCGATGGGCTGCGAACCAGCACCGTGGGTGAAGTATTGGACCAGAAAAACAGCCCGATCCCAGGGCTCTATGCGGTGGGCAATGACCGCGCCAGCATCATGGGTGGGAATTACCCCGGTGCCGGCATCACCTTGGGACCCATCATGACGTTCGGTTTCATCACTGGCCGTCATTTGGCCAAGACCTCTTTGGGCACTGAAAACACCGAACAGGAGCAGGTCGCATGA
- a CDS encoding SDR family oxidoreductase — protein MNNYKSNDWLGLSGAVCVVTGAAGGIGAVVARELVKQGASVVLLDLDVSKCTELAANLSEHSEVPVSALACDISDPDSVRQAAAQVQARHGRCDVLVNNASVLRAASLETITLEQWNQVLSVNLSGYLLCAQAFGQQMLAQGRGRIINIASIAAHSPQPWSGAYSTAKAGVAMLSRQFAVEWGDRGIRSNAICPGLIRTPLSAAFYADPDIERQRCAMTASCRIGEPQDIADAVLFLASARSSYINGTELVVDGGFESMPMALLPRPGFVGARP, from the coding sequence ATGAACAATTATAAGAGTAATGATTGGCTCGGCCTGAGCGGTGCTGTGTGTGTAGTGACAGGGGCCGCAGGCGGCATCGGTGCAGTTGTCGCGCGTGAATTGGTCAAGCAAGGTGCTTCGGTCGTATTGCTTGATTTGGATGTCAGCAAATGCACCGAGCTGGCCGCGAATTTGAGTGAGCACAGTGAAGTGCCAGTCAGCGCCTTAGCCTGTGATATCAGCGACCCAGACAGTGTTCGGCAAGCCGCTGCGCAGGTTCAGGCACGCCATGGCCGTTGCGATGTTCTGGTCAATAACGCCAGCGTCCTGCGCGCGGCGTCCCTCGAGACCATAACGCTTGAACAATGGAATCAGGTGCTTTCGGTCAACCTCAGTGGCTACTTACTGTGCGCCCAGGCATTCGGGCAGCAAATGCTCGCTCAAGGCCGTGGCCGTATCATTAATATCGCCTCTATTGCCGCCCATTCGCCGCAGCCTTGGAGCGGCGCTTACAGCACTGCCAAGGCCGGAGTCGCGATGCTTTCACGACAGTTCGCGGTGGAGTGGGGCGACCGTGGCATCCGCAGTAATGCCATTTGCCCTGGGCTGATCCGTACCCCCCTGTCAGCAGCCTTTTACGCCGACCCCGACATCGAACGACAACGTTGCGCCATGACTGCCAGCTGCCGCATTGGCGAGCCGCAGGACATAGCCGATGCCGTGTTATTTCTGGCCAGTGCGCGATCCAGCTATATCAACGGTACCGAATTGGTAGTAGATGGCGGTTTTGAAAGTATGCCGATGGCATTGTTGCCGCGGCCAGGTTTCGTGGGGGCGCGACCATGA
- a CDS encoding aromatic acid/H+ symport family MFS transporter produces the protein MDQQKTIDVSEWIDTHPVGRFQRWVVFFGFLIIALDGFDVAIMGFIAPQLKAEWGLGPQALGPVLSAALIGLAGGALTAGPLADRYGRRIVLLCSIGLFGGLTIATAFASDVQTLVALRFLTGLGLGAAMPNASILVSEYAPARSRSFFITVAFCGFSLGAAVGGFASAWMIPNLGWQSVLVLGGVLPLLVLPILYFKLPESVTFLVSQRAASERIHAIMKQLAPGLVTANITFLMPQVGKPAAGAIGLVLSRRYLFGTLMLWVGYIIALFMVYLFSGWLPTLIKEVGQYSVADAAVVTAIFQVGGPAGAIFVGWAMDRWGKRNVLTLAFLGCGVAIFAIGQSTGHFVLLCAVACIVGFGLNGVSVGMNALAASYYPTQARATGASWMSGVGRIGAVLSAFAGAQMLSLGWSLAEICMTMLIPAGVAALAIYCQCRHASLLTQPLQSAEKVALSRVPRHTGEKLG, from the coding sequence ATGGACCAGCAAAAAACGATTGATGTGAGTGAGTGGATCGATACTCACCCGGTGGGTCGCTTTCAGAGATGGGTTGTATTTTTCGGTTTTCTGATCATCGCCCTTGATGGTTTTGACGTCGCCATCATGGGCTTTATAGCACCGCAGTTAAAAGCGGAATGGGGGTTGGGGCCGCAGGCGTTGGGTCCGGTACTCAGCGCTGCGTTGATTGGGTTAGCGGGCGGTGCATTAACGGCCGGACCGCTGGCTGATCGGTATGGCCGAAGGATCGTGCTGCTATGCAGTATCGGCTTGTTTGGGGGGCTGACCATCGCTACAGCCTTCGCCTCGGATGTGCAAACCTTGGTCGCTTTGCGCTTTTTGACCGGCCTTGGTCTGGGCGCCGCTATGCCGAACGCAAGTATCCTCGTGAGTGAGTACGCACCGGCACGCAGCCGTTCATTCTTCATCACCGTCGCTTTTTGCGGTTTCTCGTTAGGGGCAGCAGTGGGAGGTTTTGCCAGTGCCTGGATGATCCCGAATTTAGGATGGCAAAGTGTGTTGGTACTGGGCGGCGTCTTGCCGTTACTGGTGCTACCGATCCTGTATTTCAAGCTACCGGAGTCGGTGACCTTTCTGGTGTCGCAGCGTGCGGCGTCTGAACGTATTCACGCCATCATGAAGCAGCTGGCACCTGGTCTGGTGACTGCAAACATAACGTTTCTGATGCCCCAAGTGGGCAAGCCTGCGGCTGGCGCCATTGGTCTGGTGCTATCGCGGCGCTATCTGTTTGGCACGCTGATGCTCTGGGTCGGCTACATCATTGCCCTGTTTATGGTTTACCTCTTTAGCGGCTGGTTGCCGACGTTGATAAAAGAGGTCGGCCAATACAGCGTTGCTGATGCGGCTGTGGTCACCGCTATCTTTCAGGTTGGTGGTCCAGCGGGTGCCATTTTCGTGGGCTGGGCGATGGATCGTTGGGGCAAGCGTAACGTGTTGACGCTTGCATTTTTGGGCTGCGGTGTGGCGATCTTTGCCATCGGCCAGTCCACCGGTCATTTTGTTTTACTGTGTGCAGTCGCCTGTATCGTCGGCTTCGGGCTCAACGGGGTGTCCGTCGGCATGAACGCCTTGGCGGCCAGTTATTACCCCACTCAAGCCCGCGCCACGGGCGCTAGCTGGATGAGCGGTGTCGGTCGGATAGGGGCTGTTTTGAGTGCATTCGCAGGTGCGCAGATGCTCAGTCTGGGTTGGTCGCTGGCTGAGATCTGCATGACGATGCTGATTCCGGCTGGCGTTGCCGCGTTGGCGATTTATTGCCAGTGTCGGCACGCCTCTCTATTGACACAACCTTTGCAATCGGCCGAGAAGGTAGCTCTATCGCGAGTGCCCAGACACACAGGGGAAAAGCTGGGGTGA
- a CDS encoding NIPSNAP family protein, producing the protein MILSKPVVDHRIYTIVPRGMAEFLNAFDQLAMPLLLKHLGAPLAFYTSSIGPLNQVVHLWGYDSLDDMEKRSMARDSDPDFGAYLQATRHLIVAQETCIIRPVHLASLDHSK; encoded by the coding sequence ATGATCCTATCCAAACCAGTCGTTGATCATCGCATTTACACCATCGTGCCCCGCGGGATGGCTGAATTTCTCAACGCGTTCGACCAGTTGGCGATGCCTCTGCTGCTCAAGCATTTGGGCGCACCGCTGGCGTTCTACACCAGTAGCATCGGCCCGCTGAACCAGGTGGTTCATCTATGGGGTTACGACAGCCTCGACGACATGGAAAAGCGCAGCATGGCTCGCGACAGTGATCCAGATTTCGGCGCTTATCTACAGGCGACCCGTCATCTGATCGTGGCTCAGGAAACGTGCATTATCAGACCGGTGCACTTGGCAAGCTTGGATCACTCCAAGTAA
- a CDS encoding helix-turn-helix domain-containing protein, giving the protein MNTIPYYVLFGESTPPVWHDFLHVESISHRSGSYNWEIAAHRHDGLLQMLYLQSGEGQVLLDNQWVKVKAPCLLFIPEQIVHGFAWHGQVDGHVITAVQHPLVNIIQVLSPRLLPQIQKPYIVALPHWAPVDNPLMPLYRALYEEYHGRGREHVACSMSLLLALVIQMLRLSEDTEGLPAHHHDRRSQQIIAFRELANQHFREHLSLNDYASRLGITVVTLGRLCHEQLGMTPMTLLNARLILEAKRELAHSSQSVKQIAHGMGYLDVGYFSRFFRKHTQLSPSEFRQQAHASRQ; this is encoded by the coding sequence ATGAACACGATTCCCTACTATGTCCTGTTCGGCGAGTCGACTCCGCCGGTCTGGCATGACTTCCTGCACGTCGAATCAATCTCACACCGCTCAGGTAGTTACAACTGGGAGATCGCCGCCCATCGTCACGACGGGCTGTTACAGATGCTGTACCTGCAAAGTGGCGAAGGCCAAGTGCTACTGGACAACCAGTGGGTCAAGGTCAAGGCGCCGTGCTTGCTATTTATCCCTGAACAAATCGTTCATGGCTTCGCTTGGCACGGACAGGTCGACGGGCATGTGATTACGGCCGTCCAGCACCCGCTGGTAAACATCATCCAGGTGCTCTCCCCCCGCCTATTACCGCAGATCCAGAAGCCCTATATCGTTGCTCTACCGCATTGGGCGCCAGTCGATAACCCGCTGATGCCGCTGTACCGAGCGTTGTACGAGGAGTATCACGGCCGTGGGCGGGAGCACGTTGCGTGCAGCATGTCATTACTCCTCGCACTGGTGATCCAGATGCTACGCCTGAGCGAGGACACCGAAGGCCTGCCTGCGCACCATCATGATCGACGTAGCCAGCAGATCATTGCCTTTCGCGAATTGGCGAATCAGCATTTTCGCGAACACCTGTCGCTCAATGACTACGCCAGTCGCCTCGGTATTACCGTGGTAACCCTAGGACGCCTGTGTCATGAACAGTTGGGAATGACGCCAATGACCTTGCTGAACGCCAGGCTGATCCTTGAAGCCAAGCGCGAGTTGGCCCATTCGTCCCAGAGCGTTAAGCAGATAGCCCATGGCATGGGCTATCTCGATGTCGGCTACTTCAGCCGATTCTTTCGCAAACACACTCAGCTCAGCCCCAGCGAGTTTCGCCAGCAGGCCCACGCCTCGCGCCAGTGA
- a CDS encoding NIPSNAP family protein: MYYELRTYTIKPTKLGDWLALYKSAALAVQQEHLGNLVGFFTTEIGEVNQVVHIWGYDSLDDRMTRRNAMAADARWQEFARQNKALDAVVTLESRLLRPTDFSPLK, encoded by the coding sequence ATGTACTACGAACTGCGCACCTACACGATTAAACCAACCAAGCTCGGCGACTGGCTGGCCCTGTACAAAAGCGCCGCATTGGCCGTGCAGCAAGAACACTTGGGCAATCTGGTTGGCTTCTTCACCACCGAAATAGGTGAGGTCAATCAAGTGGTGCACATCTGGGGCTATGACAGCCTTGACGATCGCATGACACGCCGCAACGCCATGGCGGCAGATGCGCGTTGGCAGGAATTCGCGCGGCAGAACAAGGCGCTGGATGCGGTGGTGACGCTGGAGTCGCGACTGCTGCGTCCGACCGACTTTTCCCCGCTCAAATAA
- a CDS encoding FAD-dependent oxidoreductase translates to MCISDPLLCDVLVVGSGASGLAAAVTAGQLNLDVIVVEKEPQLGGTSAWSGGWLWIPRNPLAIADGIVEDVEQSRVYLRNELHSEVLDPRVEAFLEQGPKMVDFFQRHTEVQFFSGSKMPDFHASEGHAKGGRSVCAQPFDGRLLGPWINKLRRPLDMISLAGMGIAGGADLNHFLNARQSPSSLLYAGKRLLRHARDLLRHGRGMHLVNGNALVARLLKSALDCKVRLLTDTPVRELLREGERVVGARVESAGRLIEIRARRGVVLACGGFPHDRQRIARLFKHAPHGTEHFSAAPKGNTGDGLRLGESVGACVASDLSNAAAWAPVSRVQRKDGGFSGFPHLMERAKPGFIAVRNDGRRFVNEADSYHDYMCALFAATGSGETPTSWLICDHHAQRRYGLGWSKPFPFPTARYVREGYLFKAPTLIELARQCGIDEQQLEATVSAFNIDAELGRDPLFHRGESHYNKAQGEVLHGPNPSLGSLRKGPFYAVKLAPGSLGTFAGLKTDACARALDEHDSPIPGLFAVGNDMNSIMNGHYPSGGITLGPGMTFGYIAARVLAGQPVN, encoded by the coding sequence ATGTGCATCAGCGACCCCCTGCTTTGTGATGTCCTAGTCGTCGGCTCTGGTGCCTCTGGGCTGGCAGCGGCGGTGACTGCCGGGCAACTGAACCTTGACGTCATCGTGGTGGAAAAGGAGCCGCAACTAGGCGGCACCAGCGCTTGGTCAGGGGGCTGGCTGTGGATTCCGCGCAACCCATTGGCCATCGCCGACGGCATCGTTGAAGACGTGGAGCAGTCGAGGGTGTACCTGCGTAACGAACTGCACAGCGAAGTGCTCGACCCTCGCGTGGAGGCGTTCTTAGAACAAGGCCCGAAGATGGTTGATTTTTTCCAACGCCATACTGAGGTGCAGTTTTTCTCCGGCAGCAAAATGCCTGACTTTCACGCCAGCGAAGGCCACGCAAAAGGGGGGCGCTCGGTCTGTGCGCAACCCTTTGACGGTCGCCTCCTTGGCCCTTGGATCAACAAACTACGACGCCCGCTCGACATGATTAGCCTGGCAGGAATGGGCATTGCCGGCGGCGCCGACCTCAACCATTTTCTCAATGCCCGCCAGTCACCGTCCTCATTGCTCTACGCCGGTAAGCGCCTGTTGCGCCACGCCCGCGACCTGCTCCGTCATGGTCGGGGCATGCACCTGGTGAACGGCAATGCACTGGTCGCCCGCTTGCTCAAAAGCGCCCTGGATTGCAAGGTCCGCCTGCTGACTGACACGCCCGTGCGAGAACTGCTACGTGAGGGTGAGCGGGTGGTCGGGGCACGCGTCGAGTCTGCCGGACGCTTGATCGAAATTCGAGCCCGACGTGGTGTAGTGCTCGCTTGCGGTGGTTTCCCCCACGACCGGCAGCGCATCGCACGCCTTTTCAAGCATGCGCCCCATGGCACCGAACATTTCAGCGCAGCGCCCAAGGGCAACACCGGCGATGGCCTGCGCCTGGGCGAGAGCGTCGGGGCATGCGTGGCATCCGACCTGAGCAATGCCGCCGCTTGGGCACCGGTGTCGCGTGTGCAGCGCAAAGATGGGGGGTTCAGCGGTTTTCCGCACCTGATGGAACGAGCCAAACCCGGGTTCATCGCCGTGCGCAACGATGGCCGACGCTTCGTCAACGAAGCCGACTCCTACCACGACTACATGTGCGCACTGTTTGCAGCCACGGGTTCCGGAGAAACCCCGACATCGTGGCTGATCTGCGATCACCACGCCCAACGTCGCTATGGTCTGGGCTGGTCCAAACCTTTTCCGTTCCCAACTGCGCGGTACGTACGCGAGGGCTACCTGTTCAAGGCCCCGACGTTGATCGAATTGGCACGCCAATGCGGCATCGATGAGCAACAACTGGAAGCCACCGTCAGCGCCTTTAACATTGACGCCGAACTGGGTCGTGACCCGCTCTTCCATCGCGGAGAATCGCACTACAACAAAGCCCAAGGCGAAGTTCTACACGGGCCAAATCCGTCCCTTGGTAGCCTGCGCAAAGGGCCGTTCTACGCGGTTAAGCTGGCGCCCGGCAGCCTTGGCACCTTCGCCGGTCTAAAGACCGATGCCTGCGCGCGGGCATTAGACGAACACGACTCGCCCATTCCAGGGCTGTTTGCCGTGGGCAATGACATGAACAGCATCATGAACGGCCATTACCCTAGCGGTGGCATCACTCTCGGTCCGGGTATGACCTTCGGTTACATCGCAGCAAGAGTGCTTGCCGGCCAGCCAGTGAACTGA